A genomic segment from Pyrodictium occultum encodes:
- a CDS encoding B12-binding domain-containing radical SAM protein → MKVLLTVPPDVHRLEIYRVAGMKAPPLGLAYIAAVLERAGHKVKIIDTPTLEMDTKTWLHEVKSWSPDVVGISMLTPTAPKGYMAARLVKQELGDDVVVLAGGPHPTFMYEEALSNGVDIVVRGEGEYTTLEVVNALEKYGFSREVLSDIKGIAFRDEDGKVKVTPPRPFIKNLDELPWPARHLLPMEKYTLFGKPIQIAHVMASRGCPYGCMYCITSYFWGRRIRFRSHEDVANEIEFLVDRYKAKHIAFADDDLAINRRFIYGLIDELKKRGLDITFSCGSRVSHMDKKTLKLLYDNGCTALYFGVESASQETLDRIGKKVRLEQAVRVFQWVKELKGFALGSFILGFPWETIEDMKRTVEFAIKLDPNYAQFTVLTPYPGTPLYYYAKKHNLIEDWNWEHYTTIRPVMRGFHFTREDLGRMIKYAYRRFYLRPAFIGRELRAGRLRDLAGILFKEVFSWIKDTIVHYMRWGR, encoded by the coding sequence TTGAAGGTCCTCCTCACGGTACCCCCCGACGTGCACCGGCTGGAGATCTACCGCGTGGCCGGGATGAAGGCGCCGCCGCTCGGCCTCGCCTACATAGCGGCGGTGCTGGAGCGCGCCGGCCACAAGGTCAAGATAATTGACACACCCACCCTCGAGATGGACACCAAGACCTGGCTCCACGAGGTCAAGTCCTGGAGCCCCGACGTGGTAGGCATCTCGATGCTCACCCCAACCGCGCCCAAGGGCTACATGGCGGCCAGGCTGGTGAAGCAGGAGCTGGGAGACGACGTGGTAGTGCTGGCTGGAGGCCCCCACCCCACGTTCATGTACGAGGAGGCCCTCAGCAACGGCGTCGACATAGTGGTGAGGGGTGAGGGAGAGTACACCACCCTGGAAGTGGTGAACGCGCTGGAGAAGTACGGGTTCAGCAGGGAGGTGCTCAGCGACATAAAAGGGATAGCGTTCAGGGACGAGGACGGCAAGGTCAAGGTTACACCACCCAGGCCGTTCATAAAGAACCTCGACGAGCTCCCCTGGCCGGCACGCCACCTCCTCCCCATGGAGAAGTACACGCTCTTCGGCAAGCCGATCCAGATAGCCCATGTCATGGCCAGCAGGGGGTGCCCCTACGGCTGCATGTACTGTATAACCAGCTACTTCTGGGGCCGCCGGATAAGGTTCCGCAGCCACGAGGATGTCGCTAACGAGATAGAGTTTCTGGTGGACAGGTACAAGGCCAAGCACATAGCATTCGCGGACGACGACCTGGCTATAAACAGGAGGTTCATCTACGGGCTCATAGACGAGCTGAAGAAGCGGGGGCTCGACATAACCTTCTCCTGCGGCTCCAGGGTAAGCCACATGGACAAGAAGACTCTGAAGCTCCTCTACGACAACGGGTGCACAGCCCTCTACTTCGGCGTCGAGTCGGCTAGCCAGGAGACGCTGGACAGGATAGGGAAGAAGGTGAGGCTCGAGCAGGCTGTGAGGGTGTTCCAGTGGGTGAAGGAGCTTAAGGGCTTCGCCCTAGGCTCCTTCATACTAGGCTTCCCCTGGGAGACTATAGAGGACATGAAGAGGACGGTGGAGTTCGCTATAAAGCTCGACCCCAACTACGCGCAGTTCACAGTGCTCACCCCCTACCCCGGCACCCCCCTCTACTACTACGCGAAGAAGCACAACCTGATAGAGGACTGGAACTGGGAGCACTACACCACGATAAGGCCGGTTATGAGGGGCTTCCACTTCACCCGCGAGGACCTCGGCAGGATGATCAAGTACGCCTACCGCCGTTTCTACCTCAGGCCCGCCTTCATAGGCAGGGAGCTGAGGGCGGGCAGGCTCCGGGACCTCGCCGGGATTCTCTTCAAGGAGGTTTTCTCCTGGATAAAGGATACCATTGTACACTACATGAGGTGGGGTAGATGA
- a CDS encoding adenylosuccinate synthetase has protein sequence MPVHVVVGGFFGDEGKGRVAAHLALARRPWACARTGATNAGHTVVYQGRVWKLRATPSGFLHPRARLYIARGALVDLEVFLAEAEALGLQGRIWLDYNTGVITRDHVERERSDPHLMKTIGSTGTGVGAAMVDRVLRRLRLARDYPELRGYLADTQAELLDALDRGELVLVEASQGYWLSLYHGTYPYVTSRDTTAAAALSELGLGPRSVERVTVVLKAYVTRVGGGPLPGELPQDKALELGWAEYGTVTGRPRRVAPFNPELARRAVRANAATDVALTKVDRVFPGARCRRRWEDLPREARAWIEEVEDKLGVPVTVIGTGEDVECTIDLSREKGVEA, from the coding sequence GTGCCGGTACACGTAGTTGTAGGCGGCTTCTTCGGAGACGAGGGGAAGGGCAGGGTAGCTGCCCACCTAGCCCTCGCCCGCCGGCCCTGGGCCTGCGCCCGCACCGGCGCGACCAACGCGGGCCACACGGTGGTGTACCAGGGCAGGGTCTGGAAGCTGCGGGCCACGCCGAGCGGCTTCCTCCACCCCAGGGCCCGGCTCTACATAGCCAGGGGCGCGCTCGTGGACCTGGAGGTCTTCCTCGCCGAGGCCGAGGCCCTGGGGCTGCAGGGCAGGATATGGCTCGACTACAACACCGGGGTCATAACCCGGGATCACGTGGAGAGGGAGAGGAGCGACCCCCACCTGATGAAGACCATAGGCTCCACGGGCACCGGCGTGGGGGCCGCGATGGTTGACAGGGTGCTCCGCCGGCTCCGGCTCGCCCGAGACTACCCCGAGCTGAGGGGCTACCTGGCCGACACCCAGGCGGAGCTGCTCGACGCGCTCGACAGGGGCGAGCTGGTCCTGGTGGAGGCCTCGCAGGGCTACTGGCTCAGCCTCTACCACGGCACCTACCCCTACGTGACCAGCCGCGACACCACCGCCGCGGCTGCGCTGAGCGAGCTGGGCCTGGGCCCCAGGAGCGTGGAGCGGGTAACGGTCGTGCTCAAGGCCTACGTCACCAGGGTGGGGGGCGGCCCCCTGCCCGGCGAGCTGCCGCAGGATAAGGCCCTGGAGCTGGGCTGGGCCGAGTACGGCACCGTGACCGGTAGGCCGAGGAGGGTGGCCCCCTTCAACCCCGAGCTGGCCCGGCGCGCCGTCCGGGCCAACGCGGCCACAGACGTGGCCCTCACCAAGGTGGACCGGGTCTTCCCCGGCGCCAGGTGCAGGAGGCGCTGGGAGGACCTCCCCCGGGAGGCCAGGGCCTGGATAGAGGAGGTGGAGGACAAGCTCGGGGTCCCCGTCACGGTCATAGGTACGGGCGAGGACGTGGAGTGCACCATAGACCTCTCCAGGGAGAAGGGGGTGGAGGCCTAA
- a CDS encoding B3/4 domain-containing protein, translated as MDDCAGLCSSLDSLVEVDEEAGGLGARVAYSLSWGRPVGELSPGPLRAEEEKLLHELAGRYSLEALRGEPLVRAYRDFYWRIGIDPTKTRPSSEALVRRALRGRWPRVNPVVDAGNIASARLMVPIGLYDAERFQPPARITLSRGGELFNPIGGEPERLEKGVPVMVDSRGVVMHLYPHRDSRETMIRPETRCVLVLAAGVPGVPAERLGEAVGEVQRLLGLLGWQACGRVAHAP; from the coding sequence ATGGATGACTGCGCCGGGCTCTGCAGCAGCCTCGACAGCCTGGTTGAGGTGGATGAGGAGGCCGGGGGGCTCGGGGCCCGGGTGGCCTACAGCCTCTCCTGGGGCAGGCCCGTCGGGGAGCTGAGCCCCGGGCCCCTCCGGGCTGAGGAGGAGAAGCTGCTCCACGAGCTGGCCGGGCGCTACAGCCTCGAGGCGCTCCGCGGGGAGCCGCTGGTGAGGGCTTACAGGGACTTCTACTGGAGGATAGGCATAGACCCCACCAAGACCCGGCCGAGCAGCGAGGCCCTGGTGCGCCGCGCCCTCCGGGGCCGCTGGCCCAGGGTCAACCCGGTGGTCGACGCCGGCAACATAGCCTCGGCCAGGCTCATGGTGCCGATAGGCCTCTACGACGCGGAGCGCTTCCAGCCGCCGGCGAGGATAACCCTCTCGAGGGGAGGCGAGCTGTTCAACCCCATAGGCGGGGAGCCGGAGAGGCTGGAGAAAGGGGTCCCCGTAATGGTGGACTCCCGGGGCGTGGTGATGCACCTCTACCCGCACCGGGACAGCAGGGAGACGATGATCAGGCCCGAGACCCGGTGCGTGCTGGTCCTCGCGGCCGGGGTGCCGGGGGTCCCCGCGGAGCGGCTGGGGGAGGCTGTCGGGGAGGTGCAGAGGCTCCTGGGGCTCCTCGGCTGGCAGGCCTGCGGCAGGGTGGCGCACGCGCCCTAA
- a CDS encoding cupin domain-containing protein, whose protein sequence is MECRELLEGVCSRLVYCSRDMVVVETLVKRGVRVPRHSHEGVQATFVIRGRLLLGVEGRGAEELGPGSYRVIPPGVPHWAEALEDSLVVDVNAPATPDRLELARRLGAGCG, encoded by the coding sequence TTGGAGTGCAGGGAGCTCCTTGAGGGCGTGTGCTCCAGGCTGGTCTACTGCAGCAGGGACATGGTTGTCGTTGAGACCCTCGTGAAGAGGGGTGTGAGGGTGCCGAGGCACAGCCACGAGGGGGTGCAGGCCACCTTCGTGATACGGGGGAGGCTCCTCCTGGGAGTCGAGGGCCGGGGGGCCGAGGAGCTGGGCCCCGGCAGCTACAGGGTGATACCGCCGGGCGTCCCGCACTGGGCCGAGGCGCTCGAGGACAGCCTCGTGGTGGACGTTAACGCGCCCGCAACCCCCGACCGGCTGGAGCTGGCTAGGAGGCTCGGCGCCGGCTGCGGGTGA
- a CDS encoding NAD(P)/FAD-dependent oxidoreductase: protein MPRYDVAIVGAGPAGLFAALALAGEAERGRLRVALIEEGLRASQRRCPLREIGVCPNCRPCAIMQGVGGAGALSSGIINLRPDVGGELHRLLGSWEQAQQLIELVDRVFLYFGAPRDRLFEPDPARVRELERKAVRAGAKFIPIRQRHMGTDNTVKVIEAMTVYLEKKGVRLHTRTRVEHVDPRPGGGYTLRTSRGELEAETVILAPGRSGAHWLAGEAKRLGLDTEPGPLDVGVRVEVPYTVMEPLTSVVWDPKVIFHTRTYDDRVRTFCTNPGGFVVKEVYGDGLVGVNGETFAARRSMNTNFAFLVTIKLTDPMEDALEYGRSIARMATKLGGGEPLVQRLGDLLAGRRSTPERIERSVVEPTLKDATPGDIGMALPYRVLTDILEGLERLDDLAPGVWSKHTLLYAPEVKYYSLKVKVSTPTMETSLPGVYAAGDGAGLSRGINVAAATGYLAARGAAERLGAEARLPVEESD from the coding sequence ATGCCCCGCTATGACGTGGCGATAGTCGGGGCCGGCCCCGCGGGGCTGTTCGCAGCCCTGGCCCTTGCCGGCGAGGCCGAGAGGGGCAGGCTCCGCGTAGCACTCATCGAGGAGGGGCTGCGCGCCTCGCAGCGGAGGTGCCCGCTCCGCGAGATAGGGGTGTGCCCCAACTGCAGGCCCTGCGCCATAATGCAGGGCGTGGGCGGGGCGGGCGCGCTCAGCAGCGGGATAATAAACCTGAGGCCCGACGTGGGCGGGGAGCTGCACCGGCTCCTGGGCAGCTGGGAGCAGGCGCAGCAGCTCATAGAGCTGGTTGACAGGGTGTTCCTCTACTTCGGCGCGCCCAGGGACAGGCTATTCGAGCCCGACCCCGCCAGGGTGAGGGAGCTGGAGAGGAAGGCTGTGAGGGCAGGGGCCAAGTTCATCCCGATAAGGCAGCGGCACATGGGCACGGACAACACCGTTAAGGTTATAGAGGCTATGACTGTCTACCTGGAGAAGAAGGGCGTGAGGCTCCACACCAGGACCAGGGTCGAGCACGTGGACCCCCGGCCCGGCGGGGGCTACACGCTCCGCACCAGCCGGGGCGAGCTGGAGGCTGAGACGGTAATCCTGGCGCCCGGCAGGAGCGGGGCCCACTGGCTGGCCGGGGAGGCGAAGAGGCTGGGCCTCGACACCGAGCCCGGCCCCCTCGACGTCGGGGTCAGGGTGGAGGTGCCCTACACGGTTATGGAGCCCCTCACAAGCGTGGTCTGGGACCCCAAGGTTATATTCCACACCAGGACCTACGACGACCGCGTGAGGACGTTCTGCACCAACCCCGGCGGCTTCGTCGTGAAGGAGGTCTACGGGGACGGCCTCGTAGGCGTGAACGGCGAGACCTTCGCCGCGAGACGCAGCATGAACACCAACTTCGCCTTCCTGGTGACCATAAAGCTTACTGACCCTATGGAGGACGCGCTGGAGTACGGCAGGAGCATAGCAAGGATGGCCACGAAGCTGGGGGGAGGCGAGCCCCTGGTCCAGAGGCTGGGCGACCTGCTGGCGGGCCGCAGGAGCACCCCGGAGAGGATAGAGCGCAGCGTCGTGGAGCCCACGCTGAAGGACGCTACGCCGGGCGATATAGGGATGGCGCTCCCGTACCGCGTGCTCACAGACATACTGGAGGGCCTGGAGAGGCTGGACGACCTGGCGCCGGGCGTCTGGAGCAAGCACACCCTGCTCTACGCCCCCGAGGTCAAGTACTACTCGCTCAAGGTCAAGGTGAGCACGCCGACCATGGAGACCAGCCTCCCCGGCGTGTACGCCGCGGGTGACGGGGCGGGGCTGAGCCGCGGGATCAACGTGGCGGCCGCTACGGGCTACCTGGCGGCGCGCGGCGCCGCCGAGAGGCTGGGGGCGGAGGCCAGGCTCCCCGTGGAGGAGAGCGACTAG
- a CDS encoding BMP family lipoprotein has protein sequence MGVVLGMEIPVLYKFEAGYYWGIRYGEKLYEKHTGKRVEPLTMLYTYTGAFNDPARGKTATEAQLAQGACIVYNVAGATGLGIFEAVEEAAKKQG, from the coding sequence GTGGGCGTAGTGCTGGGCATGGAGATACCCGTGCTCTACAAGTTCGAGGCGGGCTACTACTGGGGCATCCGCTACGGCGAGAAGCTCTACGAGAAGCACACAGGAAAGAGGGTGGAGCCCCTCACGATGCTCTACACCTACACCGGCGCCTTCAACGACCCTGCCAGGGGCAAGACGGCCACCGAGGCCCAGCTGGCCCAGGGAGCCTGCATAGTATACAACGTGGCGGGCGCGACGGGCCTGGGCATATTCGAGGCGGTTGAGGAGGCTGCCAAGAAGCAGGGCTAG
- a CDS encoding BMP family lipoprotein gives MAYLGASRAAGDFGLQLIEVQSTSESDYLPNLHTLARRGYCAVIVAVGFLMADAVKKVADEYPDQLFAIIDGYVPDKLNALSVLFKEPGGSVLAGALAGMGPTTRAARRWA, from the coding sequence ATGGCCTACCTGGGCGCGAGCAGGGCCGCCGGGGACTTCGGCCTCCAGCTGATAGAGGTGCAGAGCACGAGTGAGAGCGACTACCTGCCCAACCTCCACACCCTCGCCAGGCGCGGCTACTGCGCGGTGATAGTGGCTGTAGGCTTCCTCATGGCCGACGCCGTGAAGAAGGTGGCGGACGAGTACCCGGACCAGCTCTTCGCCATAATAGACGGCTACGTGCCCGACAAGCTCAACGCGCTGAGCGTGCTCTTCAAGGAGCCTGGGGGCAGCGTGCTCGCCGGCGCCTTGGCGGGCATGGGGCCCACTACTAGGGCTGCAAGGCGGTGGGCGTAG
- a CDS encoding LysO family transporter produces MPARQRLHAQGAAGVAERPPLPQPAATLLVLLAGVAAGYAGLRAPEGLVEPLLAALILAAGVAVGGQLPAQEARLAQAASRGLLLAASTMAASASASAALAAFTGTMPPGAAAALGAAAGWYSLAGPALAAVDPVYGLVAFLANLAREAMHLAFYPALARRGLRVEGIAVGGATTMDTGLPVVALHGGPYEAAVALVHGVVITLVAPAVVPLLAAAGR; encoded by the coding sequence GTGCCGGCCCGCCAGCGCCTCCACGCCCAGGGCGCTGCCGGGGTGGCTGAGAGGCCGCCGCTGCCGCAGCCGGCCGCGACGCTGCTGGTCCTCCTGGCCGGCGTCGCCGCGGGCTATGCTGGGCTCCGGGCCCCGGAGGGGCTGGTGGAGCCGCTCCTCGCCGCGCTCATACTGGCGGCGGGGGTTGCCGTGGGCGGGCAGCTTCCCGCCCAGGAGGCGAGGCTGGCCCAGGCGGCCTCCCGGGGGCTGCTGCTGGCGGCCTCGACCATGGCCGCCAGCGCCTCCGCCTCCGCGGCGCTAGCCGCCTTCACCGGGACCATGCCTCCGGGGGCCGCTGCGGCCCTCGGAGCCGCCGCCGGCTGGTACAGCCTCGCGGGCCCCGCCCTGGCGGCGGTGGACCCTGTCTACGGGCTGGTGGCCTTCCTGGCCAACCTGGCTAGGGAGGCGATGCACCTGGCCTTCTACCCGGCGCTGGCCCGGCGGGGGCTGAGGGTCGAGGGGATAGCGGTCGGGGGAGCGACTACCATGGACACCGGGCTCCCCGTGGTGGCGCTCCACGGCGGGCCCTACGAGGCCGCCGTGGCGCTGGTTCACGGCGTGGTCATAACCCTCGTGGCGCCCGCCGTGGTCCCCCTCCTAGCGGCCGCCGGGAGGTAG